GcactttatgttatttttaatttcaggacAAGAAAGGGAGGTTCTAAGAAGCTCAAGGTATTGTCTAGAGTCTAATAGAAGAATAACAGCGAATGATGGAGGgttgcttatttattttcatatgttaaatatttaaaagttaacTTTTCAGGCCTGATTCTGCTTAGTATGTTGTTCCAGTGTACTGGTGTGTTTGCAGCAAAGGTGAATTTACCCAGCTGTTCTGAGATAACCAAATGCATTGCAGTGAAAACTGGAATTGTTTGGTAGGCGTGATTGAAATCTTGCTGGCGGGTCCAGGAACGTGTAGCTACACTGGGGTttgaaggtttaaaaaaagcccaagtCCAGGCCTGCGCAGTTTTGGACTTCAGATTTGTGCTTAGTGACATTATTAACTGAACAGAATGCCTCTACCTTGCAAGTATGTTTAAATACATCATCTTGTCGTGCTTCCTGTGCAGTTTATAGGactattaaaaattatacaaatagGGAATATTTCTAACATGAAGAGTATCATTTGCAGTGGTACTTGGACATActattatactttttttttttttttagcaaacaGCTAGaatagtatatttttaatatatactaTCAGTATGTTATGCCTATAAGGTAGGACCGTTTCTCATCTATAACCAGGCAGAATAGTTTCTCTCCAAGACTAGTTTTTAAGCCAGACGTGCTAAGGTATTCCTGTTAGTGCAGTTACTGTCTAAATGATGCCGTTTCACTGGCTGTGTAACTACAGTTGTTACAATAAAActtaagaaaactttttttttcttattagttGTCTTTATTTGAGTAATTTCTTAAAACCTTGTAGTTTTGAGAGGTAAGAAAGATGAGAATGCTTTCTCTACAAGGAATCCAAAGGCTTAATGAATACCTGTGGAAAACATGCAGTTTGGTTATTCATTAAATAGTacagaaacagtttaaaaatctaaattttaaattatatgtcGTGCATAAGCCAAGAGTTCAAAGGATCACTAGTGACAGAAAAGGTTAAGGGAATATATGTAATGAATATTGTTCTAGTATTTATAATTATATGCCGCCTATAAATTAAGTAAAATGGTTCATATTTTATCACattaaatttttataaattattattcctAATAACATTCATTCTGTAAATTAGTGATTTTCATCTAGTACCAAAGTGGCTGTATGTGTTTTTCCCAACAAATTACTGAACTCAGTTTTGATAACACagttttaaactgcttttcCCCCAAAGCTAAATTTGTGGCCTTAAGTAGGTAGGAGTcctgttaaaaaaccccatacgTACAACAGTTTGGAGTTGGGGGGGGCTGTTTTTAGAAATGTACTGCTCCTTTAACCTGCTAATTTTATAGCTGTTCATCACGTTGTAATAGCAAGTCTCACATTACCAagctgaaagattttattttcctgtgttcaggagaaaaaaaaaaaaaaaaaaatcccattaaatcCTGAGTTATGTCGTTAATAGTGTGGAGCACATGCCTTCATCTGCTGCTGATTAGCGTGCCACGGGAATTCTTTTCCTGATGGTCTATATAGTTTCACTCTCCCCAGCGCAACTGCGGCATCCCAGGTCTGTGTTCAGGAGAAGGTGACCTTAAGCCAGGGGCTCGGTAAGCGTGCCTCGTCCCAGCCCGATGGCACAGGGGTGAGTGTAATAGAAACCTGCCTTATGCTCCATGAAATAGCCCTTCACCTCGTTTAGCAGCTACGCTGCCACAGCGTAGtgcctcctctctgctctcGCGTGAGGCTTAGTAACAGATTTAGGATAAGGTCATGCTGTTGTTTGCTTGCTCATGGGTTGTTTGGGTtacgtttgggtttttttaatctaggtAGCCAGCAGTAAATCGTGGTTTCATTTCATACTGTCACGGTTACTGCTGCAGACCTAGCAGTGCGACGGGCCGCTTGGGTTGTAGCTGGGATGGAAATTGAGGTGGTCATAGGCGGTGATGAAGTTGTCTGGGCCGGTGACGTGGCTCTTCTCCAGGGAGGTGTTCAGCCCGTTATTTCTGTACATGCCACACGCTGCCAGAGTGCTTGAAAACGCGTGCGAGGTGACGTGGAAGGAGGTCTGTGAGAGCgagaaaaggggaggaaaagggttTAAATGCCAACAGCAATAGCACCTGCAACGTGCCGAAGTTTGGATGCAATGAGAAGGGCACTTTATCTTCATCTGCTTTGGGAAGTTCAGGCCGGGCGATGTTGCAGAGGCCAGAACTGTGAGACCCTGTCTCTGAAACCCCCGGCTGCAGCCCGGGGGTGCCACCATCACccccgtccgtccgtccgtccgtaCCTACCGGCACCTCGTGCACCGTGGGGGCTTTGCTGCCGTAGGCCTGGTTGGTGGTCCGGTACCGGGGGTGAGGCTCCGGCTTCCTGCGGGGGGAGAGCACAGGTGGGGAGAGCACAGGGGGTGccggggggctcggggggggccggggccgggggccgcgCTCACCCGTAGCCGCGGAAGCAGGCCGGCTGCTGGAAGCGGCCGGGCAGGCCGGGGCTGGTGCGGTACCAGTCGCTGgtgcgggggccggggccgtcGGCGGCCGCCGGGCCGGACATGGGGGACGGGACCGGGCCGCGGGGCCGCGCGTTGCCCGGCGACGTGACGCTGCGGGCGGGCAGCGATCGCTCCGTGCCCCgagcccggcccccgccccgccccgcgcccggccTCCGCCGCGCAGGAAGCGGAAGGCGCCGCTTGACCTTCGTCCTGCTCCCGCTCGCCCTGCGGCCGCCGCGCACGGAGCATGGCGGTACCGCGGCTCCTGCGGGCAGGTGGGTGGGTGGTGCCCAGCCGTgtccggcccggcccggcccgcccgtCTGACCCCCGTGTTTCTctccccgcagcagccccgcgGCTCTACAGCACCGTaccggccccggcggcggcggtcCGGCCCCGCGGTGAGTGCTGCCGCGCACCGGCCCCTTCCccggggagaggaggagaggaggggggtgtCCCTGAGccgggccccggccccccggcaCCTGGGGCAGGCCGTGAGCAATGTCCTTGCTGGTAGCGCCAGGCCCTCGTTGCACACGAGCGGACACGGGCACGCCAGGGTCCTGCTCATCCCCCAAAcacagcaggagggagcagtgatgggtttttttcctcctctcagccGAGGATGAGAAGCTGCTGTCTGAGCCTCTCAGCCACCCCGACTTCTTCAACGTGAAGGAGCTCTTCTCCCTGAAAGATCTCTTTGATGCTCGGGTGCACCTGGGGCACAAAAAGGGATGTCGGCACAGGTGAGTGACCCCGTTTCGTGATCCAGCACTTGTTGACATCAGGGGTGTTTCCCCAGACTGTAAGCCTTTGGAGGCTGCACCAGACCGGTCTGGGGCTGGAACTGCCCACACAGACCCACCTGGGCACAGTTACTGCCCTGCAGAAGTGCAGGGACCCCACTCAGCGCAGGCACCGAGTGGGGCGTCAGACCTGCACCCCCCTGAGCCCGGCTGGGGCAGGCGCTGTGCACAAGGGCTCTCTGCAGAGACCACCTCTGGTaccagctgggagctggggtGTGAGAAGGTTTTTGTGGGGCCACACAGATGCACCCTGTCCCCGCGTCCCCTTTTGTCGccctccctctgtccctgcagGTTCATGGAGCCCTACATCTTTGGCTGCCGCCTGGATCAGGACATCATCGACTTGGATCAGACGATGCAACACCTCCAGCTGGCCCTTAACTTCACCGCCCACATTGCCTACCGCAAGGGCATCATCCTCTTCGTCAGCCGCAAGCGCCAGTTCTGCCACCTGGTCGAGAGCACGGCACGGGACTGCGGGGAGTACGCCCACACCCGCTACTGGCAGGGTGGCCTGCTCACCAACGCCCACATCCAGTTCGGGTCCGGCATCCGCCTGCCCGacctcctcatcttcctcagcAGCCTCAACAACGTCTTTGAGCCCCACGTGGCCATCCGGGATGCTGCCAAGATGAACATCCCCACGGTGGGCGTGGTGGACACAAACTGCAACCCCTGTTTGATCACCTACCCCATCCCCGGGAACGACGACAGCCCCACCGCCATGGAGCTCTACTGCAAGCTCTTCAGGATGACCATCATCCGCGCCAAGGACAAGAGGCGGCAGACCGAGGTCTTCAACGAGCTGCGGAGGAAAGCGGAAGGCAATTAGAGCCCCGGGGACAGGCTTGGCCGCACCCAGCAGCTTGGTGATGGGcgtcctgctctgctcccatgggtgctgcagggctCACCCTGCACCCAGAGCACCAGCTTtcggcagagctgggctggctgtggaagggaccccctccagctctgctgctccgCAGAGATCAGCTGCGGTGGGTCTCCAGCTCAAAAAACCAACTTGTCCAGAGTGATGCGAGGGGAGACGGAGCCAGGCCAGACCCGACCCAGCTCCCGTCCTTGTGTTTGTCCCTGTTGCAAGGAAGCGCCTCTGTCCTGTGGCCTTCCTATTCCTGAGCTCGTGATCTCACCTGAAACCACTTGTATCTCGCACCTCTTCCTGACACGGCAAATAAAGGGCCttgtgatgttttttctttctttccttgtgaAACGGGGAGGTACGGGGGACTTTCTGCCAAGCGTTTATGGTCACGGGAGGGGGGGTAAAGCGGTGAAGGGTGTTCCCAGCCTGGGAACCCGCGGGGCGCTGCAGGCCGGGAGCGGGGTGTGAGGCTGGCTGGTGCTGCACAGGGTGGGGGTGTCCCCGCTTTGTCCCAGGGTCCAACCTCTGCCACCGCCACGGGGCGCGGGGGACGGCAGGGTGCAGCTGAGAAAAGGGAAATCCAGCCCCTGACGCGCCGTGTGTCTCTGTGGGAGGGCTTAGGGCGGTCCTGCAGCGTTGGGGGCAGGCCCAGCGTGGGGACCGGGTCTGGGCCAGGTGTCCCCGGCCCGTGTCCCCATCCCGGCCCGTGTCCCCATCCCGGCCCGAGTCCCCGGCCCTGGCACGGGCCGCTTCCCTGCTCTGCGTCCTCCAGCCCAGCAGGGGGAGCCCGCGGGGGCGAACGCGCTGTGCGGATTGTCCCCGCGGCGCTTCCGTCCGCCCGCCCTATATAAGCGGAACGCGGGCACGTTGCCGCCTTTTCGGCgtgcggcgcggcggggggagcggcggcgggcgggacgctgcggggagcggggccggcctCTCCTCGGTCTCGGCCTCTCCTCGGTCTCGGCCTCTCCTCGGTCCCGCTCCGTCCCGGCGCGGTAGAGGGAGGGTCTGTGGTCCTGTCGGGCGCGCCCCGCGCCGCCCTGACCGCCGGCTGCTCTCCCCCGCTGCCCCTTCCCGCGCCATGTTGCAGCGAAGCTTCTTCAGGGCGGGCCCTGACGGCGGCTCTTGGGCCGCGGCGGCCGGTTCCGCGTCCGCTCTTCTCCCCCGTCGCTGAACAAGGGAAGGCCGCGACGTGAGGACGTGGCCGCGGCCCGGCAGACCCCGCTGTGGCGCGGCTGGAGGTACGGGTGGTGCCTGTGtccagccggggggggggccgggttgccatttttaaagatttgagTAACTAAAGTGAATctattcaacatttttttttaatgttttaatcgTCTGGTTTTCTGTTCAGTGGTGCTGTTCACAAAGGAGGTTGTTAAGCAATCAGCTAAACGCTTGTTTGCTATTAACTAcgtttttctcctttttgtctttcttcagCCTGACGGAAGACAAAGGGTGACGTGAAAAAGACCGCTTGTCTCGAAAAGGCATGGGTAAGTGGTGCTTAGCACAAAGGCTGTCCAAAGAGGTTTCAGGCATCTTATCAACTAAGCGGTGTGTTACATTTAGTATCTACGCACGCACCAAATACCTTTGTAATACTACTTTCCAAGTAGGTGATGTAGCCTTGTTCTTGCAAATATCTGTAACTAACAcctttttcagtctttgtggggtttttccaaCCTGCCACAGGCGTTGCAAAGGTGGCTGCTGTGGCATCTTTGTGTCATTAGGTGGCAGAGAGAGACAGGCTATGTTCTACGCTCGTTTGTTCTGAAACCCGTGAGCACTCAGAGTGATTGATAGCCTGACATTATTTATAAGTAGGCTAGTTAATAGAACGCTCTTAAGAAACTAAgctttccctattttttttaattgccttaaACGTGAGATGTGTATGTAATACAACAGAAGGGTGTCCTGCTTGACCAGTAGTGGATGTGCAGCAGAACGGCAGTGCGTGGCTTTCTGATTGTTTAGCCTTGAAAACGGGAGGATCCTGTTGGCGCGTAGACTTGTATTACAGAAGAATGAGTTGAGGTGATCTGTCTAAAGCCACATGGCGAGTTGGTGACATCACAGGGAGCGTGTCCTGGGAGTCACATGCTGGCAGCACTGACCCTGTTCCTGTCTGAAAGTAAAAATACGTGTGCGCTATGCATTCATTTCTTTAGCTTCCCTCTGTTCCTGGGCCTTTCAAATTTGTCTCGTCAATGAAACGGTAACCATATAATTGAGCTTTGATATGTgtctaaatatataaaataaatgctatatatattttctgcttctttttcagaGATAGCGATGTGACGTTGCAGACCCAGGAGATCTCCTCAAAGACCTGAGGTGAGCAGTGGTGGATGTGAGTTCCCCTGTGGAATAAATAGCTCCATGCCCCAGCTCGTGTTGCAGATGTGGCTGTAGTGCCATGTTTGTGTCATTaggtggcagagaggaaaaggcgATGTCTTCGCTAGTGCTCTGAGACCTGTGAGCACTGGGGAATGATGAGCAACCTGAcaattatttcttgcttttactgtttgtttttttttctttaatgttaatCTTAAATCATAAAGGATGGACAACTGTGGAGGGACAGGGTACAGAGGTAGCCCTGTCCTCCAGTGTGACAATCGTTCTCATAATGAATACCTTGTTTATGTGACAGAAAAGAGATGTGACTGACTTTTCTGCTGTCATGTTCTGTTTTAGAAgtaaaacttctattttttacTAACACGCTATGTTAAAAGCTAATTCAGGTTTCTATACCATATCTTTTATTGTTATGGAGGAATGGCAAACGCCAGTCTTCTTTAGTCTAATAGTCCTGAGTCCTTGGAGATTTGCTCTCCTGACATGTTAATATCATCAGGGGGCAGAGATGAAGGGGCTTCCTGTGCCTGACACTTGTAACTGCTCAGAGATGAGTAGCTTGACATTGTTTCCACCAAGcaaaattcctttgaaaagcGATTAAAATGATGCCAATTTTAACAGCGGGGGAAGGTCCTTCCTTGTCTATTTGTCcttggggagagaaaaaaaatgatagcTTTATTCTTGAATTCTATTTTTGCCTTCAACAATCCTTTGTGGCCTCTGCAAAACATCCTTGCTTGCTGCCTGGTCGGTGAAAGGGCACCTCTTGAGTGTGGCAGGGTTTAGCATTATGTCGATATCAAGAATTGCACCTGGGAGTGGAGGAAATGGGGGAAGCAGGCATTTGTTTGTTGGTTCCAAAGCATTGGCATGATCTAGAAGTAGCTGGGTGTGGATTTAGCATATGGAGAAAACTGCACCCTGTTCCCAGCATTAGTAAAACACTTGGCCAACACTATCTTGACTTCCAAGGGTGCTGAATAAGTTTGACCAGAAGGTGCAATCACCAGtcttctgaaatgcagctttatCGTCATGCTGGTGGGGAAAAGTGGGGAGAAAAGCAAGTAAACCAAccatcccctccccaaaaaaacccaaactgaagatttttttcttcttacagttACTTTTGAGAACAAGAGTTCTGGAACTTGCTTCAAATGTTGAAGGTAGGTATTGCATCATGTCTCGGAAACATACTGAACCTCAGTGTGTTACCAAAACAGTCAGTGTCTGGGTAGAAGTCCTTATGGTCAGTACATCTTGTCCTTCTGACTTCTTCTGGgacatgaataaataaaaaaataaaatgctactaGTGCATACTTGcagaaaaaacttaaaattcagtgttttttcatcttttttgctGATAAATCTCTACTTTAGATGGAGCACTGCCTCTATTCTGCTAGTGCAGTAATTTTTGTAAGCACTCTTAATCTGATTAACAAGTGCATTCTTTTAAGGGCAGCTGTCACAAGACACTTATTGAGAGCTTACACTTTTACATATATCACAGTGCCTGAGATTATCAAAATAGGCTCTCGTACTACTGCAGGCTGACACAATGCTACTGAAAAAACAAGTTTGTGTCACAGATGTGCATGGTAATGAGATTGTGTCTTAGACatagtgaagaaagaaaaagatggatttCAGTAATCCAAGCAAAAAATTAATGCTAAAACATGAAgtgttttttaaagtccttCTAAACTGACTTTCAGTAAGTGGAGCAGTGGAACGTTTTGTCCTGTTTCCCCAGAGAAGATTTAGGTTCCTTGTGCATCAT
This genomic stretch from Balearica regulorum gibbericeps isolate bBalReg1 chromosome 20, bBalReg1.pri, whole genome shotgun sequence harbors:
- the PIERCE1 gene encoding piercer of microtubule wall 1 protein; the encoded protein is MSGPAAADGPGPRTSDWYRTSPGLPGRFQQPACFRGYGKPEPHPRYRTTNQAYGSKAPTVHEVPTSFHVTSHAFSSTLAACGMYRNNGLNTSLEKSHVTGPDNFITAYDHLNFHPSYNPSGPSHC
- the MRPS2 gene encoding small ribosomal subunit protein uS2m isoform X1, with translation MAVPRLLRAGGWVVPSRVRPGPARPSDPRVSLPAAAPRLYSTVPAPAAAVRPRAEDEKLLSEPLSHPDFFNVKELFSLKDLFDARVHLGHKKGCRHRFMEPYIFGCRLDQDIIDLDQTMQHLQLALNFTAHIAYRKGIILFVSRKRQFCHLVESTARDCGEYAHTRYWQGGLLTNAHIQFGSGIRLPDLLIFLSSLNNVFEPHVAIRDAAKMNIPTVGVVDTNCNPCLITYPIPGNDDSPTAMELYCKLFRMTIIRAKDKRRQTEVFNELRRKAEGN
- the MRPS2 gene encoding small ribosomal subunit protein uS2m isoform X3, translating into MAVPRLLRAAPRLYSTVPAPAAAVRPRAEDEKLLSEPLSHPDFFNVKELFSLKDLFDARVHLGHKKGCRHRFMEPYIFGCRLDQDIIDLDQTMQHLQLALNFTAHIAYRKGIILFVSRKRQFCHLVESTARDCGEYAHTRYWQGGLLTNAHIQFGSGIRLPDLLIFLSSLNNVFEPHVAIRDAAKMNIPTVGVVDTNCNPCLITYPIPGNDDSPTAMELYCKLFRMTIIRAKDKRRQTEVFNELRRKAEGN
- the MRPS2 gene encoding small ribosomal subunit protein uS2m isoform X2 gives rise to the protein MAVPRLLRAAAPRLYSTVPAPAAAVRPRAEDEKLLSEPLSHPDFFNVKELFSLKDLFDARVHLGHKKGCRHRFMEPYIFGCRLDQDIIDLDQTMQHLQLALNFTAHIAYRKGIILFVSRKRQFCHLVESTARDCGEYAHTRYWQGGLLTNAHIQFGSGIRLPDLLIFLSSLNNVFEPHVAIRDAAKMNIPTVGVVDTNCNPCLITYPIPGNDDSPTAMELYCKLFRMTIIRAKDKRRQTEVFNELRRKAEGN